CGGGCGACGGCGCCGCAGGCGCGCCCGAGCTCGCCGAGATCACCGGCTGCGGTCGCCCGTTGGAGGGCGTCGAGGTGACGGTGGTCGACGACGAGGGGGCGGCGCTGCCGGACGGGCGCGTCGGGGAGATCCACGTCCGCAGCCGCGCCCTGGCGGCCGGCTACACCGGAGACCCGGGGACGGCGTCGGGCACGGCCCTCGCGGACGGCGTGCTGCGCACCGGCGACGCCGGGTTCCTGCGCAAGGGGCAGCTGTTCGTGATCGGCAGGATCGGCGACGGGCTGAAGGTCCGCGGCGCGATGGTCTTCGCCGAGAGCCTGGAGGAGGAGCTGGTCCGCCGTGGCGTCCCCGAGCGGCGCGCGGCCGTGCTGCTCGGGGTGCACGAGGGACGCCCCACCGCCGTGGCCGTGCTGGAGTCCCCGTCCGCCGACTGGGCCGCGCCGATCGCCTCGGTGCTGCGCGAGAACCTCGACGACGCCCGGCTGCTGACCGCGGTGCTGCCGCGCGGCGGCATCTCGGTGACCTCCAGCGGCAAGCCGCGCCGACGGGTGATGTGGCAGGACTTCGCCGCCGGCCGGCTGGCCGCCGAGCCGCTGTCGGCCCTCTCCCCCGCCAGGACCCCCGAGGAGCCCGCAGCCGACGCCGCGGCCGACACCGGACCGGACCGGGCCCCCGAGGGCGAGCCCGTCGGCGCCAGGGCCTGAGGGGGTCGGCCATGACGACCACCAGCGATGCCGCCGCCCGCCGCCTGCTCGGCCTGGACCGGAGCCTGGTCGACTTCGCCGCGCTCACCGAGGAGCTGTACCTGGCGATCCGTCAGACGGCCCCGCTGCAGGTCGGCGAGGTGAACGAGGAGCACCGCTTCCGCGCCGACCTCGGCTACGAGCCGGCCTCGCTGCGCCGGCTCACCGACCGGGTCGCCCGGCTGCTCTCGATGCCTCATCTTCCTTCCGCGCCGGTGCGTGAGCTGCGCTTCGTCGCCGACCTCGTCGACCTGGTCGACGTGCTGCTGGCGGACGGCAGCGCCCGTCCGTCCAGCCCCTCCGTCCGCCGCCGCCCGGCGCGCCCAGGTGCGACGGCGGGCACGAGCATCCCATCCCTGGAGGACCCACCCATGGCCACGAACGACCCGCTCCCGGAGCTCACCCTGGGCGCGGACGACGCCGAACAGCTGAGAGCGCTGGCCGAGAGCCTGCGCGACCGGTTCCCCGGCCCCGGCAACCCGGAGTTCTACGACCAGGCCTGGCAGGCCGCGGCCGAACTGCCGTACAGCCTGCGCTACTTCCTGGAGACCTTCCGGCGTGCCGAGTCCGCGGGGGCCTGCCTGATCCACGGCTTCCCCGTCGACGACGAGGCGATCGGCCCCACCCCCTCGCACTGGGACGCCGCCGGCGCCGCCAAGGCGACGGTGGAGCAGGAGCTCCATCTGGCCCTGTGCGCCATGGTCCTGGGCGAACCCTTCGCCTGGGAGACGCTGCAGTCGGGGCGGATGATCCAGAACATCCTGCCGATCAGCGGGGACGAGGAGCGGCAGAACGGATACGGCAGCCAGGCGCTGCTGGAGTTCCACACCGAGGACGGGTTCCACCCGCGCCGCTGCGACTACCTGCTGCTGATGGGGCTGCGCAACCACGACCGGGTACCGACCATCGTGGCCTCCGTGCGCGACGTGGAGTTGTCCGACGGGGACCGCGAGATCCTGTCGCAGCCGCGTTTCCACATCGTCCCCGACAGCGAGCACATCCGGCAGCTGGAGGCCAGGGACCCGGAGCACCCGGCGCTCGTCGACGTGTACCGGATGCTCAACCAGCCCGAGCCCACCCCGGTGCTCTCCGGTCGGCCCGAGTCCCCCTACCTGCGCATCGACCGGCCGTTCATGTACTGCGCCCCGGGCGACGCCGCCGCCGAGGGCGCGCTGGACCGGCTGATGGCCGAGCTGGAGCGGGCGCAGCGCGACGTGGTGCTCGCGCCCGGCACCCTCGTGATCGTCGACAACCATGTCGCGGTCCACGGGAGGCGGTCCTTCACGGCCCGCTACGACGGAACCGACCGCTGGCTGAAGAAGATCACGGCCAGTCGCG
This genomic interval from Streptacidiphilus rugosus AM-16 contains the following:
- the gntD gene encoding guanitoxin biosynthesis L-enduracididine beta-hydroxylase GntD: MTTTSDAAARRLLGLDRSLVDFAALTEELYLAIRQTAPLQVGEVNEEHRFRADLGYEPASLRRLTDRVARLLSMPHLPSAPVRELRFVADLVDLVDVLLADGSARPSSPSVRRRPARPGATAGTSIPSLEDPPMATNDPLPELTLGADDAEQLRALAESLRDRFPGPGNPEFYDQAWQAAAELPYSLRYFLETFRRAESAGACLIHGFPVDDEAIGPTPSHWDAAGAAKATVEQELHLALCAMVLGEPFAWETLQSGRMIQNILPISGDEERQNGYGSQALLEFHTEDGFHPRRCDYLLLMGLRNHDRVPTIVASVRDVELSDGDREILSQPRFHIVPDSEHIRQLEARDPEHPALVDVYRMLNQPEPTPVLSGRPESPYLRIDRPFMYCAPGDAAAEGALDRLMAELERAQRDVVLAPGTLVIVDNHVAVHGRRSFTARYDGTDRWLKKITASRDLRRGLAPAGGSGRVIA